From Dryobates pubescens isolate bDryPub1 chromosome 22, bDryPub1.pri, whole genome shotgun sequence, the proteins below share one genomic window:
- the LOC128898376 gene encoding proto-oncogene Mas-like — translation MEETIPTDLSLTDMNTTYPEPEEYKYFWCEHPRNVILIIVCVCTCICVCGLVGNAAVLWLLGFCMKRNPFTVYVLNLAVADCSLLLILLAKFTLYFIAWVYCIDYMVFDLANVILFIMFLFCYVAGMYLLTAMSVERCLAALFPVWYRCHRSKHCSAIMCGLLWTLAALFVILLFLACPFRIDCYQAQTVLSIVNIALFAYIPLLSNLVLFIKLRGGSQRRHPGKLYVAVLLSVLFLVVLGIPFSVEILVSFYYPQRFYISFLLASLNSSINPVIYFLVGSCQHCRIQCSIKVAFQRLFEEGATSEERSQVSGDAVMETSV, via the coding sequence ATGGAGGAGACCATCCCAACAGACCTCTCTCTAACAGACATGAATACAACATATCCAGAACCTGAAGAGTACAAATACTTTTGGTGTGAACATCCAAGAAATGTCATCCTTATAATTGTCTGTGTCTGCACTtgcatctgtgtgtgtgggCTTGTGGGGAATGCGGCGGTCCTGTGGCTCCTGGGCTTCTGCATGAAGCGGAATCCCTTCACCGTCTATGTCCTGAACCTGGCCGTCGCTgactgctctctgctcctgatCCTGCTTGCAAAATTTACACTCTACTTTATTGCATGGGTCTATTGTATTGACTATATGGTGTTTGATTTAGCTAATGTTATCCTGTTCATTATGTTCCTGTTTTGTTATGTGGCTGGCATGTATCTGCTGACAGCCATGAGCGTGGagcgctgcctggctgctttgttCCCAGTTTGGTACCGGTGCCACCGTtcaaagcactgctcagcaatcaTGTGTGGGCTGCTCTGGACCCTAGCTGCTCTTTTTGTTATTTTGCTGTTTCTTGCTTGTCCTTTCAGGATAGACTGTTACCAAGCCCAAACAGTTTTAAGCATTGTGAATATTGCCCTGTTTGCTTACATCCCActgctttccaacctggtcctgttCATCAAACTCCGAGGTGGCTCCCAGAGACGACACCCAGGCAAACTCTATGTTGCTGTCCTGCTCAGTGTTCTCTTTCTGGTTGTCTTAGGGATTCCTTTCAGTGTGGagattttagtttctttttattATCCACAACGATTTTATATATCTTTTCTGCTGGCCTCACTGAACAGCTCCATCAATCCTGTCATTTATTTCCTGGtggggagctgccagcactgtcGGATCCAATGCTCCATCAAAGTTGCTTTCCAAAGACTGTTTGAAGAGGGAGCCACAAGTGAGGAGAGGAGCCAGGTGTCTGGGGATGCTGTGATGGAGACCAGCGTCTGA
- the LOC128898377 gene encoding proto-oncogene Mas-like, with translation MAAGSADWEDIDPDECSRPNYAYYIILGVFSCICLCGLVGNAAVLWLLGFRMKRNPFTVYVLNLAVADFSLLLILLLFSTIFMISPVYCNFSDNLFLSLFIFSGVFLFCYFAGMYLLTAMSVERCLAALFPLWYRCHRPKHLSGILCGMIWTLAALSVLLIILTWIFTESYYIVFTVLNIVNFVLFSFIPFLSNLALFIKLRCGSQRRHPGKLYVAVLLSVLFLFVFGLPFTVSNFLLYFAADFFFISCLLLSLNSSVNPLLYFLLGSCRQCRFQCSLKVAFQRLFEEETTNEERSQVPGDAVMETSV, from the coding sequence ATGGCTGCTGGATCTGCAGATTGGGAAGACATTGACCCTGATGAGTGTAGCAGACCAAATTATGCCTACTACATAATTTTAGGTGTCTTCTCCTGTATCTGCTTGTGTGGACTTGTGGGCAATGCAGCggtcctgtggctgctgggcttcCGCATGAAGCGGAATCCCTTCACCGTCTATGTCCTGAACCTGGCCGTCGCTgacttctctctgctcctgatccttcttcttttttctacAATATTTATGATTTCACCTGTATATTGCAATTTTAGTGATAATCTTTTCCTGAGCCTATTTATCTTTTCAGGGGTGTTCCTGTTTTGCTATTTTGCTGGCATGTATCTGCTGACAGCCATGAGCGTGGagcgctgcctggctgctttgttCCCACTTTGGTACCGGTGCCACCGTCCCAAGCATTTGTCAGGTATCCTGTGTGGGATGATCTGGACTCTCGCTGCACTTTCTGTTCTGTTGATCATTCTGACTTGGATTTTTACTGAAAGCTATTATATAGTATTCACTGTTTTGAACATTGTGaattttgttctgttctctttcatcccattcctttccaacctggccctgtTCATCAAACTCCGATGTGGCTCCCAGAGACGACACCCAGGCAAACTCTATGTTGCTGTCCTGCTCAGTGTCCTCTTCCTGTTCGTCTTTGGACTTCCTTTCACTGTGTCAAATTTCCTTCTTTACTTtgcagcagatttttttttcatttcttgccTGCTGTTGTCACTGAACAGCTCCGTCAATCCTCTCCTTTActtcctgctgggcagctgccgGCAGTGCCGCTTCCAATGCTCCCTCAAAGTCGCCTTCCAAAGACTGTTTGAAGAGGAAACCACAAATGAGGAGAGGAGCCAGGTGCCTGGGGATGCTGTTATGGAGACCAGTGTCTGA
- the LOC104304456 gene encoding mas-related G-protein coupled receptor member E → MSTLLSAVEGASSASWNPPNRTVHNRSWHHSLEDGDYKWSDCEAGHFSSVAGTLLTCSCGLLGNGAALWLLCSRACRSPITAYVLNLAIANSTFLLSITIALVLFYTPECLCCRLGSQDVGTVLNIIILFAFTASLYLLVAFSAMVTLSILPSSCCPCHGSWHLPVCALLWALSFILTMTLYLHPGAVVVFVLSYFFSVLALTMSGLILLARVLCSSQQHPPRKLCVVVLIAVIFFPFLTADFWYWLLLRLFDFSVFVFDTSLLLACVNSTISPVIFFFLGSCANSFMFCGKASSQGGFEAVAESPKRSKAPRENPVETIL, encoded by the coding sequence ATGAGCACGTTGCTGTCTGCCGTGGAaggagccagctctgcctcctggaaCCCGCCCAACAGGACAGTGCATAACAGGAGCTGGCATCACAGCCTGGAGGATGGGGACTACAAGTGGAGTGACTGTGAGGCTGGGCACTTCAGCAGCGTGGCTGGCACGCTGCTCACCTGCTCCTGCGGGCTGCTGGGCAACGGAGCTGCCCtgtggctcctctgctcccGTGCCTGCAGGAGCCCCATCACCGCCTATGTCCTCAACCTGGCCATAGCCAACtccaccttcctcctctccatcacCATTGCCCTTGTGCTGTTTTACACCCCAGAGTGCCTCTGCTGCCGGCTGGGCTCCCAGGACGTGGGCACCGTGTTGAACATCATCATCCTCTTTGCTTTCACCGCCAGCCTctacctcctggtggccttcagTGCCATGGTAACTCTGTCCATCCTCCCTtcatcctgctgcccctgccatggctcCTGGCACTTGCCagtgtgtgccctgctctgggccctCTCCTTCATCCTCACCATGACTCTCTACTTGCACCCTGGAGCAGTCGTGGTCTTTGTCCTGAGTTACTTCTTCTCAGTGCTTGCCTTGACTATGTCTGGTCTTATCTTGCTTGCCAGGGTCTTGTGCTCCTCTCAGCAACATCCCCCAAGGAAGCTCTGTGTTGTGGTTCTGATAGCTGTcatcttcttccccttcctgaCTGCTGATTTTTGGTACTGGCTCTTGCTAAGGCtgtttgatttttctgtttttgTCTTTGACACCTctctcctgctggcctgtgTGAACAGCACCATCAGCCCTGTCATCTTCTTCTTCCTTGGGAGCTGTGCAAACAGCTTCATGTTCTGTGGTAAGGCTTCTTCCCAGGGGGGGTTTGAAGCTGTAGCAGAGTCACCAAAGAGAAGCAAAGCTCCCAGAGAAAACCCAGTGGAAACAATTCTTTGa
- the LOC104304416 gene encoding mas-related G-protein coupled receptor member H, whose translation MDPCAVLGGSSSGYVPEGSVRGQDTNTDLPESSCLPALACCSTKAHSRGPHPTTYPHPALEVNHMAPAPTPATLEAEEDPCRVEVSDMAIDGVTLLICLCGLLGNSAVLWLLGFRIKRNPITVYILNLAVADFTFLLFMVISSTLYMLDNVCSAVVAPRYLRSLFLLSLFSYNMGLYLLTAISIERCVSVLYSSCHRPQHLSAVVCVLLWALSVAVIAAVTSLCLLHEHQPCQMALISMYALNFLIFAPPMVIASTILFIKARCGSQQHQPWMLSIVIFLTVLFFLLFALPLSIWSFLQQFSYSFASSQVVFLLACINSSINPFIYFLVGSCRRHCSLVSLQVAFRRVFEELAEGNDTTMDTLPPAC comes from the exons atggacccctgTG CTGTCCTGGGAGGATCCAGCTCAGGATATGTGCCCGAAGGGAGTGTGAGAGGCCAAGACACCAACACCGATCTGCCCGAGTCCAGCTGCTTGCCTGCCCTTGCCTGCTGCTCCACCAAAGCTCACAG CCGGGGACCACATCCCACCACCTACCCacatccagccctggaggtgaaCCACATGGCTCCAGCTCCCACACCAGCCACGCTGGAGGCTGAGGAAGACCCCTGCAGGGTGGAGGTGAGCGACATGGCCATCGATGGAGTCACGCTGCTCATCTGCCTCTGCGGGCTGCTGGGCAACAGTGCTGTCCTCTGGCTCCTCGGCTTCCGCATCAAGAGGAACCCCATCACTGTCTACATCCTCAACCTGGCCGTAGCTGACTtcaccttcctcctcttcatggTCATCTCATCCACCCTCTACATGCTCGACAACGTCTGCTCCGCTGTGGTGGCCCCGAGGTACCTGAGGTCgctcttcctgctctctctcttctcctacAACATGGGCCTGTACCTCCTGACGGCCATCAGCATCGAGAGGTGTGTCTCCGTCCTCTACTCCAGCTGCCACCGCCCCCAGCACTTATCAGCCGTggtctgtgtcctgctctgggctctctccGTCGCTGTCATCGCTGCGGTGActtctctgtgcctgctgcacgagcaccagccctgccagatGGCTCTCATCTCCATGTATGCCCTCAACTTCCTCATCTTTGCACCACCCATGGTCATTGCCAGCACAATCCTCTTCATTAAGGCTCGTTGTggttcccagcagcaccagccctggatgctcTCCATCGTTATCTTCCTCACcgtcctcttcttcctcctcttcgcTCTTCCCCTCAGCATCTGGAGTTTCCTGCAGCAGTTCAGCTACTCCTTTGCTTCCTCCCAGGTTGTTTTCTTGCTTGCCTGCATCAACAGCAGCATCAACCCCTTCATCTACTTCTTGGTGGGGAGCTGCCGCAGGCACTGCTCCTTGGTGTCCCTCCAGGTGGCCTTCCGGAGGGTCTttgaggagctggcagagggcaatgacaccaccatggacacgctgcccccagcctgctga
- the LOC104304457 gene encoding mas-related G-protein coupled receptor member H-like, whose protein sequence is MEISWVSPPTSSPVVLWVHWGLAQGEWMSRDCVPPATMELNQAPPAPTPATLKAEEDPCRVEVSDMAIDGVTLLICLCGLLGNSAVLWLLGFRIKRNPITVYILNLAVADFTFLLFMVISSTLYMLDNVCSAVVAPRYLRSLFLLSLFSYNMGLYLLTAISIERCVSVLCPLWYRCRRPRCLSPLMCVLLWALSVAVIAAVTSLCLLHEHQPCQMALISMYALNFLIFAPPMVIANVILFVKVLCGSKRRQPKRLYIVIFLTVLFFLIFGVPLSIWSFLQQFSYSFASSQVVFLLACINSSINPFIYFLVGSCRRHCSLVSLQVAFQRVFEETAVITTCS, encoded by the exons TGGGTGTCCCCTCCAACCAGTTCCCCAGTTGTGTTGTGGGTGCACTGG GGCCTTGCACAGGGCGAGTGGATGT CCAGGGACTGTGTCCCACCTGCCACCATGGAGCTGAACcaggcacccccagctcccacaccaGCCACGCTGAAGGCTGAGGAAGACCCCTGCAGGGTGGAGGTGAGCGACATGGCCATCGATGGAGTCACGCTGCTCATCTGCCTCTGCGGGCTGCTGGGCAACAGTGCTGTCCTCTGGCTCCTCGGCTTCCGCATCAAGAGGAACCCCATCACTGTCTACATCCTCAACCTGGCCGTAGCTGACTtcaccttcctcctcttcatggTCATCTCATCCACCCTCTACATGCTCGACAACGTCTGCTCCGCTGTGGTGGCCCCGAGGTACCTGAGGTCgctcttcctgctctctctcttctcctacAACATGGGCCTGTACCTCCTGACGGCCATCAGCATCGAGAGGTGTGTCTCCGTCCTCTGCCCGCTCTGGTACCGCTGCCGCCGCCCCCGCTGCTTGTCACCCTTGAtgtgtgtcctgctctgggctctctccGTCGCTGTCATCGCTGCGGTGActtctctgtgcctgctgcacgagcaccagccctgccagatGGCTCTCATCTCCATGTATGCCCTCAACTTCCTCATCTTTGCACCACCCATGGTCATTGCCAATGTGATTCTCTTCGTTAAGGTCCTGTGTGGCTCCAAGCGACGGCAACCCAAGAGGCTCTACATTGTTATCTTCCTCACCGTCCTCTTCTTTCTCATCTTTGGGGTTCCCCTCAGCATCTGGAGTTTCCTGCAGCAGTTCAGCTACTCCTTTGCTTCCTCCCAGGTTGTTTTCTTGCTTGCCTGCATCAACAGCAGCATCAACCCCTTCATCTACTTCTTGGTGGGGAGCTGCCGCAGGCACTGCTCCTTGGTGTCCCTCCAGGTGGCCTTCCAGAGAGTCTTTGAAGAGACAGCTGTCATCACGACCTGCAGCTAA